The Thermus oshimai DSM 12092 sequence GGCCCTCAGGGCGAAGAGGTCCGCGGCGTGCTCGGGGCTTTGGAAGACGTAGCTGGTGGTGGGGTAGATGGGGACCTGGCGGCTTAGGGTGGTGGGTTCGGGCTCGTAGCCCGCGTGGAGCTGCAGGGTCTCAAAGCGCATCTTTGGCCTCCTTTCCAAGACCCGGCCGGGTGCGCTTGGAAGGGGCCATGAGAAAGCCCCTTCCCGGCGGGACCGTTCTCTCTCGCCAAGAAGGGGTTGGGCGTGGCGCTTCCCCCCTTCTCTTATCGTCCCCGGGCGTTTCCCCCGCCCGGGCCGGCCTTGGCACCAGCCCCGCCCGCATCCGGCCATGGAACGGAAGAGGCGGGAGGTTGCCGCGGTTTCACAGGGCCGTACCCTCCACCGCTCTGGATAAGAGAACGGGCTGGTTTTCGCCGCGCCCCGGCGCGGTTAGGCCCCAGTGTAGGGGCCTTACCCCTTCCCGTCAAGGGCCCTGCGCACCTGGGCCTTGAGCCGCTCCAGGGCGGCCTCGAGGCCCCTAAGCCTCAAGGGGGTGAGGAGCTCCTCCAGCCCCGCCCCCCGGTAGAAATCGGGGGGGATGGCGAGGACCGCTTCCGGGCTTTCCCCTTCCAGCTCCAAAAGGAGCCCCGCGAAGGCCTTCACCGTGGGGGCCTCGTCGGGCACGTGGAAGAAGAGCTTTACCTTCCCCCCTTCCACCCCCGCGTGCAGGAAGAAGGGGGTCTGGCACTCGTGGACCCTTTCCAGCTCCACCCCAGGGGGTGGGGGCGGGACCTTTTTAGCGTAGTCCAGGAGGACCTGGGTCTTGAGCTCCCGGGGGAGGCTCTTGATGAGGTCCAAGGCGGCCTGAAGCTTAGGGGGCACCATACCCTTAGCCTACCGCCCCTGGGGCCGGGTGGGCCTCAGTTCCATCTCCGAGGGGAGGGCCCGTTTGGGAAGCCTTAAGGCGAAGAGGACCGCCTCGGCCACGTCTTCCGGGGCAAGCTTCCAGGCCTGGCCCGGGGCGTTCCCGGAAAAGCCGGTGTCCACCGAGCCGGGCAGGACGTTCACCACCCGCACCCCCTCCCCCCTCAGCTCCAGCATGGCCGCCCCCATGAGGCCCAGGAGGCCGAACTTGCTGGCGTTGTAGGCCGCGCCCCCCTTGAAGGGGTTTTTCCCTGCCAGGCTTGCGATGTTCACCACCACCCCTTCCCGCTCCTTGAGGAGGGGGAGGGCGGCTTTGAGCCCCAGGAAGGGCCCTACCAGGTTGACCTCCAAGACCTCCCTTAGCTCCCCTTCGGAAAGCTCTTCCAGGGGCTTGAAGATCCCGATGCCGGCGTTATTCACCAGGACGTCCAGGCCCCCAAAGGCCTCCTTTAGGGCGGCCACCGCCCGGGCCCAGTCCTCCGCCTTCCGCACGTCCCCCACCAGGGGGAGGGCCCTTTCCCCCAGGGCTTCCGCCACCGCCCTTAGCCCCCCTTCGTCCCGGGCCAGGAGGCCCACCCCGTACCCCTCCCGGTGGAGGGCCTCCGCGATGGCCTTGCCGATGCCGCGGCTGGCGCCGCTTACCAGGGCCACCTTCATGCCCCCCATTCTCTCAAGGGCCCTTTTCCCGATTACCCCCGGCCTCACATTCCCCCCGCGGGGGCCCTCCTATCCTGAAGGGGTGAAACCCCTGGCGCTGGGCCTTCTCCTGGGCTTTCTCCTGGGGGTGGGGGCGGCCAGGCTCACCGCGGCCCCTCCCCCTTCCCCTCCCCGGGCCTTCCTCCCCGTGCAGTTCCCAGAGGCCCCTGAAGGGTGCGAGCCCCAGGTCTACCTTTTCCTGAACGGGGAGTTCTTCCGCCTCCTCCCCACGCCGGGAGGGGAGCCCCAGGAGCTCTTTCCCGTGGAGCCCGCCCCCAACCCCTTTGGCGGCTCCTAGAGGGGAAAGAGGAAGCGCCTTAACCCCAGGCTCAGGAGGGCCAAAAACCCCCCGAGGAGGCCGAAAAGCCCCGTGGCCTCCACCCGGACCACTTCCAGCTTCATCTCCGCCGCCAGCTTCCGGTAGAGGGCCTTCAGGGCCTCGGTGGAGGTCACCAGGTGGTGGCTCCCTCCCGTGAGCTCCCCTATGGCCCAAAGGAGCTCCTCGTCCACCTCAAAGGCCCCCGCGAAGAAGCCGAAGCCCATGACCGGGTCCTCGGGGCTGGGGGTCCAGCCGGGCACCCCCACCCCGATGGCGTGGATGGGCACCCCCATGCGGGCCGCTTCCCCCGCGGCCTCCAGGGGGTCTACCCCGGTGCGGTTCCGGCCGTCCGTGAGGAGGACGATGACCCCCTTGCCCCCTGCGGCCTCTATGCCCCTTAGGGCCTCGAGGATGCCCTCCCCGATGGCCGTGGAGCGCCCGAACTCGAGGCTCTCCAGGCTGGCCCTAAGGCGCTTCCGGTCCAGGATGGGGGGGTGGACGGTCTGGGCGGAGCCGGAGAAGATCACAAGCCCCACCCGAAGCCCCTTGGGGGCCTCTTCCAGGAAGGCCCGGGCGGCCTCCTTGGCGGCCTCGAGGCGGTTCGGCTTCAGGTCCGGGGCCATCATGCTCCGGCTCACGTCGATGACCAGGATGGCCACCCGGTCCCCCACCGCGCCCGGCAGGGGGAGAAGGGGCCGGGCCGCCCCCAGGACGAGGAGAAAGAGGGCCAGGAGGAAGAGGGCCTGGGGCAGCCACCTAAGGGGCTTCTTCCCTTCCTGGGCCGCCTCCTTGAGCAGGCGGGCCAAGGGATGGGGGAGGGGGGCCTTCTTGGGCCCCTTCCAGAGGGCCAGGGCTAAAAACCCCACGAGGAGCAGGAGGCTTAGGGCCTCCGGAGCCAAAAGCTTCACGGCAACCTCCCTTCCAGGGCCACCCTCCGGTACCCGCCGAAGGCCAGGAGGAAAAAGGCCAAGACGAGGAGGCCCTGGCTGAGCTCTATGGGCCTCGCCCGCCAGGCCCAGGAGGGCCTTAGGTGGCGGTACAGGGGCCGGAAGTCCTCCCCCAGGGCCTCCCCGCCCGTGGCCTGGGCCAGGCGGAGGAGGCGGGCGGGGTCCGCGGGCACGAAGAAAAGCCCTTCCCCGATGCGGCTCACCGTCCCCCTGGGGTCCCCTAAGGGGCGCACGAAGAGGGGGATGCCCGCCTGCCGGAAGCGGGGGGCCCGCTCCAGGGGGTCTCCTCCAGCGTTGGCCGCCCCGTCGGAGAAGAGGAGGACGGCCCTAGGGGGCTTGGCCTCGGGCAGGTCCCGCTCGGGGCCTATGGCCTCCCCCAGGGCCTTCAGGGCCTGGTCCAGGCCCTGGGCCAGGGGGCTCACCCCGCCGGGCCGAAGCCCCTCTAAGGCCTCGAGGAGGGCGGTCCGCTCGGTGCTTGGGGGCAGGAGGATCACCGCCTGGGGGCCGAAGCTTACGAGCCCCGCCCTCACCGTGGGGTCCAGGCCCTGGAGGAAGGCCCTGGCCAGGGCCTTGGCCCGTTCCAGGCGGCTTGGGGCCTCGTCGTCCGCGGCCATGGAGTGGCTGGTGTCCACCACCAGCACCACCTGGGTCCGGTTCTCCCGCCAGGGGAGGGTGGCCTCCGGCCGGCCCGCGGCCAGGAGGAGAAGGAGGAGGCCCAGGGGGTAGGCCCACTCCCACCCTGGGGGCCTGGGGCGGAAGGGGGCCTCCAGGGCCCGTTCCAACCGGGCCCGGCCCCCGCGCAGGAGGAGCACAAGGAGGAGAAGGCCCAGGAGGAAGAGCCCTAGGCCGAGAAGGAGGGTCCCCGGCTCCTTGAAGGCCACCTCCGCCTCCTTTCCACAAACCCCAGGATGAGGGGGACGAGGTCCATCTCCGTGGAGGCTAAGACCACCTCCGCCCCCGCCCGCCTGAGGGCTTCCAGGCGGGCTTTCCTAAGGGCCTCCGCCCGGGCGCGGTAGGCGGCGCGCACCCTGGGGTCCAGGGCGTCCACCTCCACCACCTCCCCCGTCCTTGGGTCCCGGAAGCGCCAGACCCCCTCGGGGAGCTCCCGCTCCAGGGGGTCCTCCAGCAGGACGGCCACCAGGTCGTGCCGGGCGGCAAGCCGGCCCAGGGGCAGGGCGAACTCGTCCAGAAAGTCCGAGAAGACGAAAAGAAGCCCCCGCCTCCGGGCCACCCGCCCCAGGAGGTCCAGGCGCTCCCCTAAGGGCGCGGGGTCTTCCGCCGCCTTCAGGGCGGCCTCGGCCAGGGCCAGGGCCTGGGCCCGGCCCCCCTTCGGGGGGAGGAGCCGGCCCGAGACCACCCCCCCCACCCGGTTCCCGTGCCTCAGGGCGATGTAGGCGAAGGCCAGGGCCAGCTCGAGGCCCAGGGCGTACTTCTCCCGCCTCCTGGAGCCGAAGCGCACCGTGGGCCCCCCGTCCAGGAGGAGCCAGAGGGTGAGCTCCTTTTCCTCCCGGAAGCGGCGCACGTGGAGGGTGCCCGTGCGGGCGGTGGCCGGCCAGTCTATGCGCTCCAGCTCGTCCCCCGGGTGGTAGGGGCTGATCTCGGCGAGCTCCAGGCTCCGACCGTAGAAGACCCCCCGGTAGTCCCCGAACAGAAGCCCATCCAGGGGCCGGACCACCTTGAGCTCAAGCCTCCGCAGCAGGGCCTCGGGCGTCTCCATAGGGGTCCCTTAGGGGCACAAAAGGCGGGGGAAAGGCCTCCAGGATCCGCTCCAGCAGAGCGTCCGGCCCCACCCCCTCCGCCAGGGCCTGGTAGGAGAGGACCAGGCGGTGGCGCAGGGCGTCCTTAAAGAGGTCGCGCACGTCCTCGGGAAGGGCGTAGGCCCGGCCCCGGAGGAGGGCCAGGGCCTTGGCCCCCTGGACCAGGGCCAGGGAGGCCCTGGGGCTTGCCCCGAAGGCCAGGTAGGGCCTAAGCTCCTTTTCCGGCTTCCGGGTGGCCTGCACCAGCTCCACCGCGTGCTCCGCCACCTTGGGGTGGACGTAGACCTGGCGGGAGAGCCGGGAAAGGGCCAGGAGCTCCTCCAGGGAGAGGACCTCCCGGACCTCCGGGGCCTCCCCCCGGGTCATGCGCTCTACGATCTGGAGCTCCTCGTGGAAGGCTGGGTAGTCCACCACCACCTTGAGGAGGAAGCGGTCCAGCTGGGCCTCGGGCAGGGGGTAGGTGCCCTCGCTCTCAATGGGGTTTTGCGTGGCCAGCACCAGGAAGGGTTTGGGGAGGGGGTAGGTCTCCCGGCCGATGGTCACCTGCCGCTCCTGCATGGCCTCCAGGAGGGCCGACTGCACCTTGGCGGGGGCGCGGTTGATCTCGTCCGCCAGGAGGAGGTGGGCGAAGATGGGCCCCAGCTCCGTGGAGAAGGTTCCTTCCTTGGGGTTGTAGACCCGGGTGCCCAGGAGGTCCGCGGGCACCAGGTCCGGGGTGAACTGGATCCGTTTGAACCGCCCCCCCAGGGCCTCGGCCAGGGTCTTCACCGCCAGGGTTTTGGCCAGGCCCGGCACCCCCTCGATGAGGAGGTGCCCCCCGGCCAGGAGGGCCACCAGCATCCTCTCCAAAAGGAGGTCCTGGCCCACGATGACCCGCTTGACCTCCTTCAGGAGTTCCTGAAGCCGTTCCTTAGCCCCCTCAAAGGGGTTTTCCCCTTCCTCCCGCATAAGACCCTCCTTCGGCTCTTGGGTAGAGCCTAGCCCAGGGGGCCTCCTGCCCGCCCTGCCCTAGGCCACATTTGGGCGGAAGAGGGCTTTCCCCTTGCTCAAAAGGGCCTCCGGCCAGGCCTCCAGGGGGAAGACCCCCCCCACCAGGCCTTCCAGCCCGGAAAGCTCGGGCAGGAGGGCCACCGCCTCCCGGAACTCCTCCCGGGTGTAGGTGTAGCTCCCCACCAGGCCCACCTCCTTGAACCAGAAGGGGGAGAGGTCCGCCCACTCCACCCCCGGGGCCCCCAGGAGGAGGACCCTTCCCCCTTCCGCCGCCAGGGCCAGGGCCTCGCGGAAGCCCCGGCCGCTGCCCGAGGCCTCCACCACCCCCCTGTACCCCCCCCGGTGCCCCTCGAAGAGGAGGTAGCGGTAGCGCCGGGCCCGTTCCTCCAGGGCCTCCCTGGCGCTCCCAAAGACCCGGTCCGCCCCGAAGGCCCGGGCCTTTTCCGCCTGGTGAGGGTGCTTGGCCACCGCGTACACCCGGCCGCCGTACCCTAGGGCCCGGAGGAGCCTAAGGGTGAGGAGGCCGATGGTGCCCATGCCCAGGATGAGGACCTCCTCGGGCCAGGGCTGGAAGCGCCTTAGCCCCCTCAGGACCACCGCCAGGGGCTCGGCAAAAACGGCCCGCTCATCGGGCACCCCTTCTGGGATGGGGTAAAGCCGCTCCTCCCGGGCCAGGGTCCACTCCCCCCAGCCCCCCGGGAGGTCGCGGTTGTAGCCCAGCATCCCCGGGGCCAGGGCCCCTTCCGCCAGGTTCTGGCAAAGCCCTTCCTCCCCCTGCTGGCACATGGGGCAGGGGGGAAGGCCGCGCTCGAGGCAGGCCAGAAGGGGGTTCACCGCCACCCTCACCCCTTCCACCTCCCCCAGGATCTCGTGGCCGAGGACGGCGGGGAAGGAGAAGAAGGGGCTTAGGGAGGGGGGGCTTTTCCCGTAGAGGAGGGCCAGGTCCGAGCCGCAGACCCCGCTTAGGAGGACCCGCACCCGCCGGAAGCCCGGCCTTTCCGGCGGGGGCAGTTCCTTTAGCGCAAGGGGCAGGGCCCTGACGGGAAAGCGCTTGCCTAGGGCGCGGGCGGCGAAGAAGCGGGGGAGGGAGGGGGTGTAGAGGAGGGCCTTCATGTCATGGGCACGGTGCGGAGGAGCTTCCCCTCAATCCGCTCCAGAATCTCGTCCAGGCTCCGGCCGGTGATGGTGAGGCCGTGGTTCTTGAGGCCCACCACCGCCCGGGTGGGGTCCTTTGCCTCCCGCACCTTCTCCGCCACCGCCTGGGCCAGCTCGTAGGTGCCGCAGGGGTAGTTGAAGGGGGTGGCGGGCACCCCCTCCATCCAGGCGTGCACGTGGAGGATGGCCCCCACCCCGGGGTGCTCCCGGTAGATCATCCAGTGCTCTATGGCGTCCACGCTCACCCTCCTGGGCTCCACGTGGGGGGGGACGGAGAGGAGGATGGCGTTTTGCTCGGGGTCGTAGCCCTTCACCATGAGGATGTCCCGGCCGATCTCCCGTAGGTTCGCCTTGTCCACGCCGCTGGCGGACATCCAAAAGCGGGTTTCGTCCTTGCGCACGGAGAGGTTCCCGTAGGAGAGCCCCCCGATGCCGTAGAGGCGCTTCACGTGCCTTAGGTCCTCAGGGGGGAGGATCTCCTCGATGGGGAAGGGGGCGGGGAGGAGGTCCCACTCCTTGAGCTTCTTCCCCGCGCGGTGCATGCTCTCCGTGAGCTCGTCCCCCTGCCAGAGCTCGGGCTCCAGGTCGGGGATGAAGACGTTGTTTAGGACGAGGCGGCTGCAGGCGATGGGCCTAAGGCGCGCGGCCACCCGTTCATAAAACCCCTCCCCCTCCTTCTCCTCGTAGTGGCCGAGCTCCAGGGTGAGGAACGTCACCCCATCCCCGGGCACGTAGGCCAGGAGGACGTTGGAGAGGGCCCGCACCAGGTAGGGGTAGAGCTCCCGGATGGGGTCTCCCGGCTTTTGGGGGAGTTCCAGCACCGAGGCCACGAAGGTGGCCTGGGCCTTCCGGCGGTAGGGCCTGGGGGCCTCCTTGCGGATGGCGTTCAGCACCAGGTTGGGGGCCTCCTCCGTGAGCTCTAGGCGGAAGCCCTGGGCCTCCAGGGCTTTTCCGAGCTCTTCCAAGAACGCCTGGACGCTGGGGGAAGGGTCACCGTGGATGAGGTAGGTCCACATCTTCCGCCTCCCTTGTCTTGGCCTATAGGCTACACCATACTGGGGGCATGGCGGAAGCTTGGAGGGGGGACGAGATTCCCCTTAAGGGCCTTCTGGTGGGCCATTACACCGACCTCGAGGCCATGACGGGCTGCACGGTCCTCCTCCTGGAGGAGGGCGCGGTGGCCGCGGTGGACGTGCGGGGGGCGGCCCCGGGGACCCGGGAGACGGACCTCCTGGCCCCGGAGAACACCGTGGAGCGGGTCCACGCCCTTCTCCTCACGGGGGGGAGCGCCTTTGGCCTGGGGGCGGCGGAGGGGGTGGTGCGCTTCCTCTGGGAGCGGGGGAGGGGCTTTCCCACCCCCGCGGGCCCCGTGCCCATCGTGCCGGGGGCGGTGCTTTACGACCTCGGCCGGGGGGCGGTCTTCCGGCCCCCAGGCCTCGAGGCGGGCTACGCCGCCTGCCAGGGGGCCAGCCGGAGGGTGGCCGAGGGGAGCGTGGGGGCGGGGACGGGGGCCCTGGCGGGCGGGGTGAAGGGCGGGGTGGGCCTTGCGGGGTACACCCTGGAGGAGGGCTTTGGGGTGGGGGCTTTGGCGGCGGTGAACAGCCTGGGCCGCCCCTTTGACCCCCTCACCGGAAGGCTCTACGCGGAAGGCCTCCTGGAGGAGGCGGAGCGGGCCCTCCTGCCCGACCTCGCCCGCTACCGGGGGCGGCGGGAGGAGTACCGGTACCCGCTCCTCCTGGGCGGGAACACCACCTTGGCCGCGGTCTTCACCGACGCCCCCCTCACCAAGGCCCAGGCCCGGCGCCTGGCCATCATGGCCCAGGACGGGATCGCCCGGGCCCTCCGCCCCGCCCACACCCCCCTGGACGGGGACCTGGTCTTCGCCCTGGCCCTGGGGGACGGGCGCGGGGTGGGGCTTCCCCTCCTGCTGCGCCTTGGGGCCTACGCCGCGGATGCCCTGGCCCGGGCCATCGCCCGCGCGGTGCTCCTCGCGGAGGGCCTGGGCTTTCCCACCTACCGGGCCCTAGCGGCCGGGGAAGGGGCTTAGGAGGACCTCCACCCGCAAAA is a genomic window containing:
- a CDS encoding SufE family protein: MVPPKLQAALDLIKSLPRELKTQVLLDYAKKVPPPPPGVELERVHECQTPFFLHAGVEGGKVKLFFHVPDEAPTVKAFAGLLLELEGESPEAVLAIPPDFYRGAGLEELLTPLRLRGLEAALERLKAQVRRALDGKG
- a CDS encoding SDR family oxidoreductase; translation: MGGMKVALVSGASRGIGKAIAEALHREGYGVGLLARDEGGLRAVAEALGERALPLVGDVRKAEDWARAVAALKEAFGGLDVLVNNAGIGIFKPLEELSEGELREVLEVNLVGPFLGLKAALPLLKEREGVVVNIASLAGKNPFKGGAAYNASKFGLLGLMGAAMLELRGEGVRVVNVLPGSVDTGFSGNAPGQAWKLAPEDVAEAVLFALRLPKRALPSEMELRPTRPQGR
- a CDS encoding vWA domain-containing protein — encoded protein: MKLLAPEALSLLLLVGFLALALWKGPKKAPLPHPLARLLKEAAQEGKKPLRWLPQALFLLALFLLVLGAARPLLPLPGAVGDRVAILVIDVSRSMMAPDLKPNRLEAAKEAARAFLEEAPKGLRVGLVIFSGSAQTVHPPILDRKRLRASLESLEFGRSTAIGEGILEALRGIEAAGGKGVIVLLTDGRNRTGVDPLEAAGEAARMGVPIHAIGVGVPGWTPSPEDPVMGFGFFAGAFEVDEELLWAIGELTGGSHHLVTSTEALKALYRKLAAEMKLEVVRVEATGLFGLLGGFLALLSLGLRRFLFPL
- a CDS encoding vWA domain-containing protein produces the protein MAFKEPGTLLLGLGLFLLGLLLLVLLLRGGRARLERALEAPFRPRPPGWEWAYPLGLLLLLLAAGRPEATLPWRENRTQVVLVVDTSHSMAADDEAPSRLERAKALARAFLQGLDPTVRAGLVSFGPQAVILLPPSTERTALLEALEGLRPGGVSPLAQGLDQALKALGEAIGPERDLPEAKPPRAVLLFSDGAANAGGDPLERAPRFRQAGIPLFVRPLGDPRGTVSRIGEGLFFVPADPARLLRLAQATGGEALGEDFRPLYRHLRPSWAWRARPIELSQGLLVLAFFLLAFGGYRRVALEGRLP
- a CDS encoding DUF58 domain-containing protein, with product METPEALLRRLELKVVRPLDGLLFGDYRGVFYGRSLELAEISPYHPGDELERIDWPATARTGTLHVRRFREEKELTLWLLLDGGPTVRFGSRRREKYALGLELALAFAYIALRHGNRVGGVVSGRLLPPKGGRAQALALAEAALKAAEDPAPLGERLDLLGRVARRRGLLFVFSDFLDEFALPLGRLAARHDLVAVLLEDPLERELPEGVWRFRDPRTGEVVEVDALDPRVRAAYRARAEALRKARLEALRRAGAEVVLASTEMDLVPLILGFVERRRRWPSRSRGPSFSA
- a CDS encoding AAA family ATPase, which translates into the protein MREEGENPFEGAKERLQELLKEVKRVIVGQDLLLERMLVALLAGGHLLIEGVPGLAKTLAVKTLAEALGGRFKRIQFTPDLVPADLLGTRVYNPKEGTFSTELGPIFAHLLLADEINRAPAKVQSALLEAMQERQVTIGRETYPLPKPFLVLATQNPIESEGTYPLPEAQLDRFLLKVVVDYPAFHEELQIVERMTRGEAPEVREVLSLEELLALSRLSRQVYVHPKVAEHAVELVQATRKPEKELRPYLAFGASPRASLALVQGAKALALLRGRAYALPEDVRDLFKDALRHRLVLSYQALAEGVGPDALLERILEAFPPPFVPLRDPYGDARGPAAEA
- a CDS encoding zinc-dependent alcohol dehydrogenase, yielding MKALLYTPSLPRFFAARALGKRFPVRALPLALKELPPPERPGFRRVRVLLSGVCGSDLALLYGKSPPSLSPFFSFPAVLGHEILGEVEGVRVAVNPLLACLERGLPPCPMCQQGEEGLCQNLAEGALAPGMLGYNRDLPGGWGEWTLAREERLYPIPEGVPDERAVFAEPLAVVLRGLRRFQPWPEEVLILGMGTIGLLTLRLLRALGYGGRVYAVAKHPHQAEKARAFGADRVFGSAREALEERARRYRYLLFEGHRGGYRGVVEASGSGRGFREALALAAEGGRVLLLGAPGVEWADLSPFWFKEVGLVGSYTYTREEFREAVALLPELSGLEGLVGGVFPLEAWPEALLSKGKALFRPNVA
- a CDS encoding class II aldolase/adducin family protein yields the protein MWTYLIHGDPSPSVQAFLEELGKALEAQGFRLELTEEAPNLVLNAIRKEAPRPYRRKAQATFVASVLELPQKPGDPIRELYPYLVRALSNVLLAYVPGDGVTFLTLELGHYEEKEGEGFYERVAARLRPIACSRLVLNNVFIPDLEPELWQGDELTESMHRAGKKLKEWDLLPAPFPIEEILPPEDLRHVKRLYGIGGLSYGNLSVRKDETRFWMSASGVDKANLREIGRDILMVKGYDPEQNAILLSVPPHVEPRRVSVDAIEHWMIYREHPGVGAILHVHAWMEGVPATPFNYPCGTYELAQAVAEKVREAKDPTRAVVGLKNHGLTITGRSLDEILERIEGKLLRTVPMT
- a CDS encoding P1 family peptidase, which translates into the protein MAEAWRGDEIPLKGLLVGHYTDLEAMTGCTVLLLEEGAVAAVDVRGAAPGTRETDLLAPENTVERVHALLLTGGSAFGLGAAEGVVRFLWERGRGFPTPAGPVPIVPGAVLYDLGRGAVFRPPGLEAGYAACQGASRRVAEGSVGAGTGALAGGVKGGVGLAGYTLEEGFGVGALAAVNSLGRPFDPLTGRLYAEGLLEEAERALLPDLARYRGRREEYRYPLLLGGNTTLAAVFTDAPLTKAQARRLAIMAQDGIARALRPAHTPLDGDLVFALALGDGRGVGLPLLLRLGAYAADALARAIARAVLLAEGLGFPTYRALAAGEGA